The genome window GTGTATTCTTGTGGTGATCTTGCATCTAACACTAAATATTCAGGATCTTCAGCGAGTGCTTTAAAAGCGGCCAATTTTATAGGAGTTATTCCTCTTGCAATAACTTCGTCTATGCTAGAGTTAACGCCTTTATTCATCCATACATTTTTAGGAAAGTAAGCTGGAGGCGCTGCTATACCAGTAGTAACTTCTTTTATAAAATCTTCTTTACTTATGGAAGTAGACAAGGCGTAATTGGTTTTTTTCTGATTGCCTAAGGAGTCGCTGGTTTCTTTACTCATATTTTTACCACAAGCGCTTCCTGCTCCGTGAGCTGGATATATGGTAATGTGATCTGGTAAAGGCATGATTTCATTTCTTAAAGAATCATACAAATGAGCGGCAAGATCTTCTTTGCTTAAGTCAGATTTCACGGCCAGATCTGGTCTTCCTACGTCTCCTATAAAAAGAGTGTCGCCAGTAAATATAGCTTGTTCTTTTCCTTCTTCGTCTTTTAAAAGGTAACAAGAAGATTCCATGGTATGTCCAGGAGTGTGTAATAATTGTAAAGAAATTTTTCCTATTTTAAATACTTGTAGGTGTTCCGCTTTCGCGAAAGCGTAACTAGTAACAGCATTTGGACCTATAACAATAGTAGCCCCAGTTTTATCTGCTAGATCCACATGCCCAGAAACAAAATCTGCGTGGAAATGGGTGAGAAAAATATAGGTAATGGTCACGCCATCTTCTAAAGCGCGGTCTATGTATGGTTGTACCTCACGAAGAGGGTCAATGATAGCAGCTTCTCCGTTTGAGGCAATGTAGTAGGTTCCTTGAGCAAGACATTTAGTATAATATTGTTCTAGGATCATAGAGTAAATTTTATGCAAAAGTACAATTTAAAAATCTCAGAAATAAGAAAAGCTCATGAGTAGATCACTAGCTTGTATAGAAAATAGTGATGGTAACTTGTACCAGGAACAATCGGAGTGCATCGATATAAAAGAATCTTTTACTATTCTCTTTTCAATTCAAGGACTCCTGTATAGGCTTATTTGATACGGCATCCTATAGCCGTAGATGTAGTAACCTTGATACGTTCACCGCTAAGCAAGGCTTGTAAAGCGTTTTCAAGATAGGCATTTTTTACAGCGTTTGCATCTTGATAATTATCATCAATGGCACCTATGTATTTTACGATAGGGTCTTTGCCTTCTTTTTGGAGTAAGAACACATGAGGAGTTTTAGTCGCACCATACTGCGGGTAAATTTGCTGCCCAGCATCGAACAAATAGGGGAA of Nonlabens sp. Ci31 contains these proteins:
- a CDS encoding MBL fold metallo-hydrolase codes for the protein MILEQYYTKCLAQGTYYIASNGEAAIIDPLREVQPYIDRALEDGVTITYIFLTHFHADFVSGHVDLADKTGATIVIGPNAVTSYAFAKAEHLQVFKIGKISLQLLHTPGHTMESSCYLLKDEEGKEQAIFTGDTLFIGDVGRPDLAVKSDLSKEDLAAHLYDSLRNEIMPLPDHITIYPAHGAGSACGKNMSKETSDSLGNQKKTNYALSTSISKEDFIKEVTTGIAAPPAYFPKNVWMNKGVNSSIDEVIARGITPIKLAAFKALAEDPEYLVLDARSPQEYTAGAIPESWFIGLDGQFAPWVGALIENIDQKIILVVPEGREKEAVTRLARVGYDNAQGYLSGGFDTWKNNGLEVSTIKNCTAQGFIDGLEDGSVKNPIDTRKPGEYETGHLSSVPLHTLNAVHKEVKKLNADTTYHIHCAGGYRSVIFSSIAKANGIKNVINVEGGYGAIKNTNLKNQKIVATSNCSL